In Gimesia sp., the following are encoded in one genomic region:
- the msrA gene encoding peptide-methionine (S)-S-oxide reductase MsrA: MTFSQLPQLALVVLSIATLFTLLTACENSISREDRPVAIAEEQPQSEVKMVAHEADDGLEVVTLGSGCFWCTEAVFRELKGVKSAVSGYSGGAVPNPTYKAVCTGTTGHAEVIQVTFDPKVIPFTDILKVFWETHDPTTLNRQGADVGTQYRSAVFYHNEKQREEATAYKKQLDESGQFKSPIVTEITEFQKFYPAEDYHQDYFKLNPNQQYCQFVIRPKLEKFRSKFSEKLKSEENTKEKSE; this comes from the coding sequence ATGACGTTTTCACAACTGCCTCAACTGGCTCTCGTTGTCTTATCGATCGCTACCCTCTTCACACTGCTCACGGCTTGTGAAAATTCCATCTCCAGGGAAGATCGCCCTGTCGCGATCGCCGAAGAACAGCCCCAATCGGAAGTGAAAATGGTTGCCCACGAAGCAGATGACGGTCTGGAAGTCGTTACCCTCGGCTCAGGCTGCTTCTGGTGTACGGAAGCGGTTTTCCGTGAACTCAAAGGGGTCAAGTCTGCTGTCTCCGGCTATTCGGGAGGCGCAGTCCCCAACCCGACCTACAAAGCCGTCTGTACCGGCACCACCGGTCACGCAGAGGTGATTCAGGTCACCTTTGATCCTAAAGTGATCCCCTTCACTGATATCCTCAAAGTCTTCTGGGAAACACACGACCCGACCACGCTTAACCGCCAGGGAGCAGACGTGGGAACACAGTATCGCTCCGCTGTCTTCTATCACAATGAGAAGCAGAGAGAAGAAGCGACCGCTTACAAGAAACAACTCGATGAATCAGGACAATTCAAAAGTCCCATCGTCACTGAAATCACCGAGTTCCAGAAATTCTATCCCGCCGAAGACTATCATCAGGACTATTTCAAACTGAATCCGAACCAGCAGTACTGCCAGTTCGTGATCCGCCCCAAACTGGAAAAGTTCCGCAGCAAGTTCAGCGAAAAGCTGAAGTCCGAAGAGAACACCAAAGAGAAGTCAGAATAA
- a CDS encoding YqaE/Pmp3 family membrane protein — protein MYFLAVVIPPLAVLLAGKPFQFILNVILTLLFWLPGMIHAIMVVNEYKADQRNRLLVEAMSADKKKE, from the coding sequence ATGTATTTTCTGGCAGTTGTGATTCCACCCCTCGCCGTCCTGCTGGCGGGGAAGCCTTTCCAGTTTATCTTGAACGTCATTCTGACCCTGCTGTTCTGGCTGCCGGGAATGATTCATGCCATCATGGTGGTCAATGAATATAAAGCAGACCAGCGAAATCGACTGCTGGTCGAAGCGATGTCGGCAGACAAGAAGAAGGAGTAA
- a CDS encoding GNAT family N-acetyltransferase translates to MSDVIELNEVDALLDYHQDWTRLLAMTPGGSFYRSLEWLRDYWTHFAEDQKLRVLVIRDDGEVTGIVPLCIRRIKSKFGTCRIVTYPFDDWGSIYGPSTACPEQTMTTALQYLLESRRDWDMIDLRCVDSDSFDRGATERALATNGLVFEKFLWNQTMFIDLNQSWDDYLKSRPKKARQTYLRAERKVPEDGDIEFFRYRPGGEARGEADPRWDLYEQCEQIALKSWQGSSTSGTTITHEKVSQFFRDSYASAIRAGAVDLNLIYLSGKPAAFCYNYHLNGYLDGIRMGYDSELSSNGLGRLLIGRLLHDSMDRGDQVMDMGYGAVGAKKYWYTSMDNVYRYVYYSPTSPIANVLKLSHQVAGWFRDRFSSGEAPDPEFQDNPSLPTPGKREALAGTTSDRVKSGLKG, encoded by the coding sequence ATGTCGGATGTGATCGAACTGAATGAGGTAGATGCGTTACTGGACTATCATCAGGACTGGACTCGATTATTGGCGATGACGCCGGGCGGTTCCTTTTATCGTTCGCTGGAATGGCTGCGGGACTACTGGACCCACTTTGCCGAAGATCAGAAATTACGCGTGCTCGTGATTCGGGACGACGGAGAAGTAACAGGCATTGTGCCGTTGTGTATCCGCCGGATCAAATCCAAATTCGGAACCTGTCGCATCGTGACATATCCTTTTGATGACTGGGGTAGCATTTACGGTCCTTCTACCGCCTGTCCTGAGCAGACAATGACCACAGCTTTACAATACCTGCTCGAGTCGCGGCGTGACTGGGACATGATTGATCTGCGTTGTGTGGATAGTGACAGTTTCGATCGGGGAGCGACGGAACGGGCACTGGCAACCAATGGTCTGGTATTTGAAAAGTTCCTCTGGAACCAGACGATGTTCATCGATCTGAATCAGAGCTGGGATGACTACCTCAAGTCACGTCCCAAGAAGGCGCGACAGACCTATCTGCGTGCTGAGCGTAAGGTGCCCGAGGATGGAGATATCGAATTTTTTCGTTACCGTCCGGGGGGAGAAGCCCGGGGGGAGGCTGATCCGCGCTGGGACTTGTACGAGCAGTGCGAACAGATCGCGCTTAAGAGCTGGCAGGGTTCCTCTACCAGCGGAACGACGATCACCCATGAAAAGGTGTCGCAGTTCTTTCGCGATTCGTATGCGAGTGCGATCCGGGCGGGAGCAGTCGATTTGAATCTGATTTACCTCTCAGGTAAACCTGCTGCGTTCTGTTATAATTATCATCTCAACGGGTATCTTGATGGAATTCGGATGGGTTACGATTCCGAACTTTCCAGCAACGGCCTGGGGCGTCTGCTGATCGGGCGCCTGTTGCACGACAGCATGGACCGCGGCGACCAGGTGATGGATATGGGTTACGGGGCAGTCGGTGCCAAGAAGTACTGGTACACCTCGATGGACAATGTCTATCGCTACGTGTACTACTCGCCCACTTCGCCGATTGCGAATGTTCTCAAACTGAGCCATCAGGTGGCCGGCTGGTTTCGTGACCGGTTCTCCAGTGGAGAAGCTCCGGATCCCGAATTCCAGGACAATCCGTCCCTGCCCACTCCGGGCAAGCGGGAAGCGCTGGCAGGAACCACCTCTGATCGTGTGAAGAGTGGATTAAAGGGTTGA
- a CDS encoding sialidase family protein, whose translation MVQRSLIPVLSLYLLPGLLLLSLGLTTTRAEKATPSAPTRVGTVKGGHVHPALCRAANGDLLAVYNEDGGGGKELLLSRSTDGGVTWSTSRPIPFIKDCSIYPGSLTTLRSGEIVLHWSCYRIDGKRRWRVPQFCTSRDHGVTWSPVTEIPLNDHTNYTCLRHPILELDSNHWVCPFYDRTVIYNRTSNSVTPFGDGRNHGMVPLVRTATGTLISGAPQSEAPVPVGKPGQMVYGLRSTDQGQSWQAMHNLPYFGVAGYDLNVLKSGDVVLTSILYGVGRDDEWAYELTLSHDEGKSWDTVNSVIIYNPGRPIKGRGWPRTVQIDDQTLGTLFYDLDPRQPDGPGVFFMRTPLSALKSDKH comes from the coding sequence ATGGTTCAACGCTCTTTGATCCCTGTTTTGAGTCTCTACCTGCTGCCTGGCCTGCTTCTGCTGTCCCTCGGTCTCACGACCACCCGGGCGGAAAAAGCGACTCCGTCTGCTCCCACCCGCGTCGGTACGGTCAAAGGAGGACACGTCCACCCTGCCCTCTGCCGGGCTGCGAACGGGGATCTGCTCGCCGTCTATAACGAAGATGGCGGCGGGGGAAAAGAACTACTCCTCTCCCGCTCGACCGATGGAGGGGTGACCTGGTCTACGAGTCGACCGATCCCTTTCATTAAAGACTGCTCCATCTATCCCGGCTCTCTGACCACTCTCCGCAGTGGCGAAATCGTTCTGCACTGGTCCTGCTATCGCATCGATGGGAAACGCCGCTGGCGGGTGCCTCAATTCTGCACCTCACGCGATCATGGCGTCACCTGGTCCCCCGTCACCGAAATTCCTCTGAACGACCATACCAACTATACCTGCCTGCGGCATCCGATCCTCGAACTCGACAGCAACCACTGGGTCTGCCCCTTCTATGATCGAACCGTGATCTACAACCGGACCTCCAATTCCGTCACTCCCTTCGGCGATGGACGAAACCATGGCATGGTCCCCCTGGTAAGAACCGCGACAGGTACCCTCATCAGTGGTGCTCCACAAAGCGAAGCCCCCGTACCGGTGGGCAAGCCGGGCCAGATGGTTTACGGCCTCCGCTCGACCGATCAGGGACAAAGCTGGCAGGCAATGCATAACCTCCCCTATTTCGGTGTCGCCGGCTACGACCTGAATGTTCTGAAATCGGGTGACGTCGTACTCACTTCCATTCTGTACGGCGTTGGCCGCGATGACGAATGGGCCTACGAACTGACGCTCTCTCACGATGAGGGAAAATCCTGGGACACCGTGAACTCCGTCATCATTTATAACCCGGGACGCCCCATCAAAGGTCGCGGCTGGCCTCGTACCGTGCAGATCGACGACCAGACGCTGGGTACGCTGTTTTATGACCTCGATCCCAGGCAACCGGATGGTCCCGGCGTCTTCTTCATGCGCACGCCCCTGTCGGCTCTAAAGTCAGACAAACACTAG
- a CDS encoding CehA/McbA family metallohydrolase — MKWKILTLCCWLAGTGLVSANDAIVISSKLVHLRHSGEREWTTFPEGTPKTELSVPFKAEAVQGKSTLQLRQQDVKQGWNVELNGVVLGKLTRDENDQQLLLPVPEGLVKAGENRLRIFQAGKLTPDDIRVGEIVLFPEDRSRVLAGATVSVSVVEGDSKKPVPCRLTIVDPAGTLVATSAESNAEHAVRTGVIYTSTGKAQFQLPAGTYTIYAGRGFEYGVAEQQIRLKAGETKQVQLKIDREVDTSGYVSCDTHIHTFTHSGHGDCSMEERMITLAGEQIEFPIATDHNKQINYDPLARKLHVRKYFTPVIGNEVTTKLGHFNVFSVQEGGPIPDYKLMSWEAIFKSIYGTPNVKAVILNHARDIHSNYRPFGPQNHIGLTGESLKNWQLRANAMEIINSGATQTDVLQLYRDWFGELNRGVMLTPVGCSDSHDVSRYIVGQSRTYIQADDQDPGKIDAARTIQNFVDGKVLLSYGLFTRIKVNGHYGPGELVPALNDLEVSLTVSGPAWVSAERIDLYANGELIRSEEIKSKPGGGVKWQGTWKLEPRSEDCHLVAIATGPGVSAPFWPMAQPYQPESPEFKSQVVGSTGAVWIDADGDGQRTPAVVSAERLVKQQGENLPELLKGLAKYDWAVILQAASLLRQRGVSPFDPELTAALRQAAEPVQLGFALYGAAWRKSQIALQSN; from the coding sequence ATGAAATGGAAAATCCTGACTCTGTGCTGCTGGCTGGCGGGCACCGGCCTGGTCTCGGCCAATGATGCGATAGTGATTTCTTCGAAGCTGGTGCATCTGCGGCACTCAGGCGAACGGGAATGGACGACCTTCCCGGAAGGGACACCCAAGACGGAACTGTCGGTCCCATTCAAGGCGGAAGCAGTTCAGGGGAAATCCACTCTGCAGTTGCGACAGCAGGATGTAAAGCAGGGCTGGAATGTCGAATTGAACGGCGTCGTGCTGGGCAAGCTGACGCGGGATGAGAACGATCAACAGCTCCTGCTGCCGGTACCTGAGGGACTGGTAAAAGCGGGAGAAAACCGGTTGCGGATATTTCAGGCGGGGAAACTGACTCCGGATGATATTCGCGTGGGCGAGATTGTGCTGTTTCCTGAAGACCGATCCAGGGTGCTGGCAGGGGCGACAGTCTCTGTGAGTGTCGTTGAGGGGGACAGTAAAAAACCGGTGCCCTGTCGGCTGACGATTGTTGACCCAGCAGGAACGCTGGTGGCGACGTCGGCAGAGTCGAATGCGGAACACGCGGTGCGGACCGGCGTGATTTATACCAGTACGGGGAAGGCACAGTTCCAGCTGCCGGCGGGCACCTATACGATTTATGCCGGCCGCGGATTTGAATATGGTGTGGCGGAGCAGCAAATCAGACTCAAGGCGGGGGAGACAAAACAGGTTCAGCTCAAGATCGATCGCGAAGTCGATACGAGCGGCTATGTCAGCTGTGATACGCACATCCATACGTTTACCCATTCCGGGCATGGCGACTGTTCGATGGAAGAGCGAATGATCACGCTGGCGGGAGAGCAGATTGAGTTTCCCATCGCCACCGATCATAACAAGCAGATCAACTACGATCCGCTGGCCCGCAAGCTGCACGTCCGGAAATATTTTACGCCAGTCATCGGCAATGAGGTGACGACCAAGCTGGGGCACTTCAATGTCTTTTCCGTGCAGGAGGGGGGACCAATCCCTGATTATAAGCTGATGAGCTGGGAGGCGATTTTCAAGAGCATCTATGGTACGCCGAACGTGAAGGCGGTAATTCTGAATCATGCTCGTGACATTCATTCGAATTACCGACCTTTCGGACCGCAGAACCATATTGGTCTGACGGGGGAAAGTCTGAAGAACTGGCAACTCCGGGCGAATGCGATGGAGATCATCAACTCGGGAGCAACTCAGACCGATGTGCTGCAGCTGTATCGCGACTGGTTCGGCGAACTGAACCGGGGTGTGATGTTGACGCCCGTGGGGTGCAGCGATTCGCACGATGTGAGCCGATATATTGTGGGGCAGTCGCGGACTTACATTCAAGCGGACGATCAGGATCCGGGGAAAATTGATGCCGCCCGGACGATTCAGAATTTCGTGGATGGTAAGGTACTGTTGTCCTATGGGCTGTTCACGCGGATCAAGGTCAATGGCCACTATGGCCCCGGGGAACTGGTGCCTGCGTTGAATGATCTGGAAGTCTCGCTGACAGTCTCCGGTCCGGCGTGGGTGAGTGCGGAGCGAATCGACCTGTATGCGAACGGAGAGCTCATCCGCAGCGAAGAGATTAAATCAAAGCCAGGGGGAGGCGTGAAGTGGCAGGGGACCTGGAAGCTGGAACCGCGTTCCGAGGACTGTCACCTGGTGGCGATAGCGACGGGGCCGGGTGTGTCTGCCCCTTTCTGGCCGATGGCGCAGCCTTATCAGCCGGAATCTCCGGAGTTTAAGTCACAGGTTGTGGGTTCGACCGGGGCGGTCTGGATTGACGCGGACGGTGACGGTCAGCGTACGCCGGCAGTCGTGTCTGCCGAACGACTGGTGAAACAGCAGGGAGAGAATTTGCCCGAGTTACTTAAGGGCCTGGCAAAATACGATTGGGCGGTGATTCTGCAGGCCGCGAGTTTGTTGCGGCAGCGTGGTGTTTCTCCCTTTGATCCAGAGTTGACTGCGGCACTTAGACAGGCGGCGGAACCGGTGCAGCTGGGCTTTGCCCTGTATGGTGCTGCCTGGCGGAAGAGTCAGATCGCGCTTCAAAGCAACTAG
- a CDS encoding acyltransferase family protein yields MNSPSVLSAVEPVEVCTASDSSRSSAPRFYYMDSMRSILMLLGVVLHGALIYSATDHWIVSDSHNSIFFSLLDSVIHVFRMPTFFIIAGLFSMMSLQKYGIKVFTQVRLVRIVVPLLSTALFVNTLELYFRTTVLHHEPMSLGHFLTRVLPQLWLSGQWVSHLWFLLTLLQFFAVGISLFLLASYLPKWTQMRPLVAGIRKNCYFLLLIPCADLLWNVAAKIAPNLFHGSLCCGLLNLEDFITFLPYFLLGLWLFKDKTLQDEFHRIARWEWGMLPLAVLVYYLEENAHGFNTESLLRIYSFGVICALASHICYVLFYRFMNRDSRVFRYLSDASYSIYLLHHICVVIFGYLLLSSTIAIGYKFLAVEIATFAVTLSLHHFLILKVPLLRFLFNGKRTVRC; encoded by the coding sequence ATGAACTCACCCTCCGTTCTCAGCGCGGTGGAACCGGTCGAAGTATGCACGGCATCTGATTCGTCGCGGTCCTCAGCCCCCCGTTTTTACTACATGGACTCCATGCGATCCATCCTGATGCTGCTGGGAGTCGTCCTGCATGGGGCATTGATTTACTCTGCCACAGATCACTGGATCGTCTCCGATTCCCATAACTCGATCTTCTTTTCGCTGCTCGATTCAGTCATACACGTATTCCGGATGCCGACGTTCTTCATTATTGCCGGCTTGTTCTCGATGATGAGCCTGCAGAAATACGGCATTAAAGTCTTTACCCAGGTCCGGCTTGTTCGCATTGTCGTCCCGCTGTTGAGCACAGCACTGTTCGTTAACACGCTGGAGCTTTATTTCCGCACGACCGTACTGCACCACGAGCCGATGTCGTTGGGGCACTTCCTGACCCGGGTCCTGCCCCAACTCTGGTTGAGTGGGCAGTGGGTCTCACACCTCTGGTTCCTGCTGACGCTCCTCCAGTTCTTCGCCGTTGGGATCAGCTTGTTTCTGCTCGCCAGCTATCTGCCGAAATGGACGCAGATGCGTCCTCTGGTCGCAGGTATTCGTAAAAACTGTTATTTCCTGCTGCTGATCCCCTGTGCCGATCTCCTGTGGAACGTCGCTGCCAAAATCGCTCCGAATCTCTTTCACGGCTCCCTCTGCTGTGGGCTGTTGAATCTGGAAGATTTCATCACCTTCCTCCCCTACTTTCTGCTGGGACTCTGGTTATTCAAGGACAAGACACTCCAGGACGAGTTCCATCGCATCGCCCGCTGGGAGTGGGGCATGCTGCCTCTGGCGGTCCTCGTGTATTACCTGGAAGAGAATGCCCATGGTTTTAATACAGAAAGTCTGCTCCGCATCTATTCCTTCGGCGTCATTTGTGCCCTCGCCAGTCATATCTGCTACGTTCTGTTTTATCGGTTCATGAACCGGGACTCGCGTGTTTTCCGCTATCTCTCAGATGCTTCCTATTCGATTTACCTGCTCCACCATATCTGTGTGGTGATCTTTGGCTATCTGCTGCTCAGTTCCACAATCGCCATCGGTTATAAATTTCTGGCAGTCGAGATCGCCACGTTCGCGGTCACGCTCTCTCTGCACCATTTTCTGATTTTAAAGGTCCCGCTTCTGCGGTTCCTGTTTAACGGAAAAAGGACTGTTCGCTGCTGA
- a CDS encoding PVC-type heme-binding CxxCH protein, whose amino-acid sequence MMQTLRTSWLCLFGAFSLWLPCNLMAQEHKDPFREFIRPTDPLTPQAELKSFTVPPGFEVQLVASEPEIQKPLNMAFDIRGRLWVTDSSEYPYPVKDGKPGKDTIKVLEDTNGDGRYDKVTTFAEGLNIPIGLYPCKNGVIAFSIPDISYYEDTDGDDKADRVTKLFGPMGFERDTHGMNNSFRRGFDGWLYANHGFNNQTRVSGSDGHTIEMQSGNTYRMRLDGSRIEHFTHGQVNPFGSTFDEMGNLFTADCHSKPIYQILRGGYYPSFGKPHDGLGFVKPMMEHLHGSTAIAGLAVVSGDQFPAEYQGNFLSGNVMTSRLNRNTPVYHGSTIIAQEEPDFLSTTDPWFRPVDVQLGPDGAIYVADFYNKIIGHYEVPLDHPGRDRHRGRIWRIVATGKEHLLEDYTKLSIPDLIAELGSTNLTTRMLITDYLTDQFGVEVIAPLQQAVVDARRPTIVVHAMWILFRRDALIDELLQLGLQSKDDLVRIHAARMLAEKQSWQEQQRLLAVHALQDENAFVQRATAEGLGLHPNLNNLSPLFALKARVPAEDNHLDYVVRRALMLQIREPALLEKLDWDALSPSQRETLAELSLAVPTEQAALYLVRFLQDEPVASGDLPAYFRHIVRYLPAEKLSALIQLARTKLAGQPDLQVEIIKAVLQGYQQKGLAFDQSLQEWGAVLAAQLLDSVKDQPLQWVNVPVSEKYSETPWVTQQRDSADGVKAASFFSSLPTGERTTGRLVSTDFNIPDQLEFYIAGHSGFPKQPHNGLNHVQLRRLTDGSVLRKALAPRNDMAQKVNWDLKDVSGEQGFLEIVDGDTGRAYAWLAVGRFEPAVVSVPHEGLQQQIKRMSAAALLVKTFQLHDERENLAAWLSRERLDPQLKDELAQALIKLDGTEAFQPLFPLPVESVPSTDSFQNSVIRAVIQKNETQLEPLLQQAFKTYPGRLQTRLAEALCQRAGGSELLLTLAEKGIAAPRLLSSPTIRNQIEQSHSTELKQRLEKLINGLPPRGKETQQQIAKHFQSHGSFKLSLENGKAVFEKNCAVCHQLNGKGALVGPQLDGIGNRGLERLLEDVLDPNRAVDLNFRTSTVITDAGRVFTGLKRREEGAVIVFVDNQGKEFQIAKDEIEEQKQSPLSLMPANLLEILTPQQLHDLLAYLLQSTKKATAHR is encoded by the coding sequence ATGATGCAGACGCTCCGCACTTCCTGGCTGTGCCTGTTTGGGGCTTTCAGTCTCTGGCTGCCTTGTAACCTTATGGCCCAGGAACATAAAGATCCCTTTCGAGAATTCATTCGCCCCACCGACCCTTTGACGCCTCAGGCAGAGTTGAAGAGTTTCACCGTTCCACCCGGGTTCGAAGTGCAACTGGTCGCCTCGGAACCGGAGATACAGAAACCGCTGAATATGGCGTTTGATATTCGCGGCCGATTGTGGGTCACCGATTCTTCGGAGTATCCGTATCCGGTTAAGGATGGGAAACCGGGTAAGGATACGATCAAAGTTCTGGAAGACACGAATGGTGACGGCCGCTACGACAAGGTGACCACGTTCGCGGAAGGGCTGAATATTCCCATCGGTCTGTATCCCTGCAAGAATGGCGTGATTGCATTCAGCATTCCGGATATATCGTATTATGAAGACACCGATGGCGACGACAAAGCAGATCGGGTGACAAAGCTGTTCGGGCCGATGGGTTTCGAACGGGATACGCACGGCATGAACAATTCCTTTCGACGGGGTTTTGACGGCTGGCTGTATGCGAATCACGGGTTTAACAATCAAACCCGTGTCAGTGGTAGCGATGGACACACGATTGAAATGCAGTCCGGGAATACCTATCGGATGCGGCTGGACGGTTCCCGCATTGAGCATTTCACGCACGGGCAGGTGAACCCCTTTGGCTCCACATTTGATGAGATGGGGAACCTGTTTACAGCGGACTGTCACTCCAAACCCATCTATCAGATTCTGCGGGGCGGTTACTATCCGAGCTTCGGGAAGCCGCACGACGGACTTGGTTTTGTCAAACCGATGATGGAACACCTGCATGGTTCCACTGCAATTGCGGGGCTGGCTGTTGTTTCTGGAGATCAGTTTCCTGCGGAATATCAGGGTAACTTTCTGAGCGGTAATGTGATGACGAGCCGATTGAATCGAAATACTCCCGTCTACCACGGATCGACCATTATTGCGCAGGAAGAACCCGATTTTCTGTCGACCACCGACCCCTGGTTTCGACCAGTGGACGTTCAACTTGGTCCGGACGGCGCTATTTATGTCGCTGATTTTTATAACAAGATCATCGGTCATTACGAAGTCCCTCTGGATCATCCGGGACGCGATCGTCATCGAGGACGGATCTGGCGGATCGTCGCCACCGGCAAGGAGCACCTGCTCGAAGATTATACGAAGTTGAGTATTCCCGATCTGATCGCAGAGTTGGGATCAACCAACCTTACGACACGGATGCTGATTACCGATTATCTGACCGATCAGTTCGGCGTCGAAGTGATCGCGCCGCTGCAGCAGGCTGTCGTGGATGCCAGACGACCGACGATTGTCGTGCATGCGATGTGGATTCTGTTCCGCCGCGATGCTTTGATTGATGAACTGCTGCAACTGGGACTACAGAGCAAGGACGACCTGGTTCGCATTCATGCAGCCAGGATGCTGGCCGAGAAACAGTCGTGGCAAGAACAGCAGCGCCTGCTGGCGGTGCACGCCTTGCAGGATGAGAATGCCTTCGTCCAGCGTGCGACTGCGGAGGGGCTGGGTTTGCATCCGAATCTGAATAACCTGTCGCCATTGTTTGCACTCAAAGCCCGGGTACCGGCGGAAGACAATCATCTGGACTATGTTGTGCGCCGCGCGCTGATGTTGCAGATCCGCGAACCGGCCCTGCTGGAGAAGCTGGACTGGGATGCGCTGAGTCCGTCGCAGAGGGAAACACTGGCCGAACTCTCGCTGGCGGTTCCGACCGAACAGGCGGCCTTGTATCTGGTCCGTTTTCTGCAGGATGAACCGGTGGCATCCGGCGATCTGCCGGCTTATTTTCGTCACATTGTCCGTTATCTACCAGCCGAGAAACTGTCGGCACTGATTCAACTGGCACGGACAAAACTGGCTGGTCAGCCCGATCTGCAGGTGGAAATTATCAAAGCAGTGCTGCAGGGATATCAGCAGAAAGGGCTGGCGTTTGATCAGTCACTCCAGGAATGGGGAGCGGTGCTGGCAGCCCAACTGCTGGACTCTGTCAAAGACCAGCCACTGCAATGGGTGAATGTGCCTGTGTCAGAGAAATACTCCGAAACTCCCTGGGTGACACAACAGCGTGATTCTGCTGATGGTGTCAAAGCAGCTTCTTTTTTCAGTAGTCTGCCCACAGGAGAACGTACTACCGGCCGACTGGTTTCTACGGACTTCAATATTCCTGACCAACTCGAGTTTTATATTGCCGGGCATTCCGGTTTCCCGAAGCAACCCCATAACGGTTTGAATCACGTGCAACTCCGTCGATTAACTGATGGGAGTGTGCTCAGGAAGGCCTTGGCACCGCGCAATGACATGGCACAAAAAGTGAACTGGGATTTGAAAGATGTGTCGGGAGAGCAGGGTTTTCTGGAAATCGTCGATGGGGACACAGGGAGAGCATATGCCTGGCTGGCGGTGGGACGATTTGAGCCTGCTGTGGTCTCCGTACCTCACGAAGGTCTGCAACAGCAGATTAAACGGATGTCGGCAGCCGCTTTGCTGGTCAAGACGTTTCAATTGCACGACGAGCGTGAGAATCTGGCGGCCTGGCTCTCACGTGAGCGTCTGGATCCCCAACTGAAGGATGAACTGGCTCAGGCCCTGATCAAACTGGATGGGACAGAAGCGTTTCAGCCCCTGTTCCCACTCCCGGTCGAATCGGTTCCGTCAACGGATTCGTTTCAGAACAGCGTGATTCGAGCCGTGATTCAAAAAAATGAAACGCAACTGGAACCTCTGTTACAGCAGGCTTTCAAGACTTATCCAGGTCGACTACAAACCCGACTGGCCGAAGCACTCTGTCAACGGGCCGGGGGGAGTGAGCTGTTACTCACCCTCGCGGAAAAAGGGATCGCTGCGCCGCGACTGTTGAGCAGCCCCACTATCAGGAATCAGATCGAACAGTCGCACAGTACTGAGCTCAAACAGCGGTTAGAGAAGCTGATCAACGGATTGCCTCCCCGAGGCAAAGAGACGCAGCAGCAGATCGCTAAACATTTTCAATCGCACGGCAGTTTTAAACTGTCGCTGGAAAACGGGAAGGCGGTTTTTGAGAAGAACTGTGCGGTCTGTCATCAACTGAACGGTAAAGGAGCTCTGGTCGGGCCGCAACTGGATGGGATCGGCAACCGGGGGCTGGAACGGCTGCTGGAAGACGTGCTCGATCCGAATCGAGCGGTCGATCTTAATTTCCGCACGAGCACCGTGATCACGGATGCGGGGCGTGTCTTTACAGGCCTCAAGCGACGGGAAGAGGGAGCGGTGATCGTATTTGTCGATAACCAGGGAAAAGAATTTCAGATCGCGAAGGATGAGATCGAGGAACAGAAACAGTCGCCCCTGTCGCTGATGCCGGCCAACCTGTTGGAGATCCTCACCCCACAGCAACTGCATGACCTGCTGGCCTACCTGCTGCAGAGTACAAAGAAAGCAACCGCCCATCGCTGA